A single window of Pontiella agarivorans DNA harbors:
- a CDS encoding cbb3-type cytochrome c oxidase subunit II produces MKIDVEKSLLWTSVGAFAIFAVGAVCTTVLPPIVSPLMYKTDHDVHEYTEQEQRGIAIYKREGCVYCHTQQVRHLDSDKRRYGWRLVEAPPSESWEYVNDKQHFLGTKRTGPDLARVGGKYSSEWHYAHFKNPRDMGDKFPDRKGIFEKASIMPSFAYLTDEEIADLTAYLQTLGRNKNWRVDKDGNPLNDYEK; encoded by the coding sequence ATGAAAATTGATGTAGAGAAAAGCTTACTTTGGACCTCGGTCGGGGCCTTTGCCATTTTTGCTGTCGGGGCTGTGTGCACCACGGTTCTTCCGCCGATCGTGTCGCCGCTGATGTATAAAACCGATCACGATGTCCATGAATACACCGAGCAGGAACAGCGGGGCATAGCCATCTATAAACGCGAAGGCTGTGTATATTGCCACACGCAGCAGGTGCGTCATCTCGATTCCGATAAAAGGCGTTACGGATGGCGTCTGGTTGAAGCGCCTCCCTCCGAATCCTGGGAGTATGTCAACGACAAGCAGCATTTCCTCGGTACCAAACGCACCGGGCCGGATCTGGCCCGTGTGGGGGGGAAATATTCCTCAGAATGGCATTATGCGCATTTCAAAAATCCGCGCGATATGGGGGATAAATTCCCCGACCGCAAAGGGATTTTTGAAAAAGCCTCCATCATGCCGTCGTTTGCCTATTTAACCGATGAAGAGATCGCCGATCTGACGGCCTATCTCCAGACCCTCGGAAGAAATAAAAACTGGCGCGTGGATAAAGATGGAAATCCGCTGAACGACTACGAAAAATAA
- the cydB gene encoding cytochrome d ubiquinol oxidase subunit II: protein MEALQIIWFLLIGILVIGYSILDGFDLGVGFWHLFAKKKGERTAFIHSIEPFWDGNEVWLLTAGGALFAAFPPVYATVFSGFYLAMMLVLLGLIFRAVAIEFRNKIESEKWVKAWDIAFSFGSILPSILYGVAIGNILQGLELNAIGDYTGGFFALLNPFALFCGIVGLAMFAHHGALYLAMKLEGETAERAGKWAQKTWYIFLFTFMPTLAYGVKFCISGDYKFVCMLLIVFALISNFLAFAFNKKGKAVAAFLSSSVTIGLVMLSVAAALFPNIVPCTNEPDWGLTVFNASSSMRTLGWMLGIALIGMPLVLGYTWFIHHVFRDKVKVHKD, encoded by the coding sequence ATGGAAGCATTGCAAATTATCTGGTTTCTGCTCATCGGGATTCTCGTTATCGGGTATTCGATTCTCGACGGATTCGATCTGGGCGTTGGCTTTTGGCACCTCTTCGCCAAAAAGAAAGGGGAACGCACGGCGTTCATTCATTCGATCGAGCCGTTTTGGGACGGTAATGAAGTCTGGTTGCTTACTGCCGGCGGTGCGCTTTTTGCCGCATTTCCGCCGGTTTATGCCACCGTGTTCAGCGGGTTTTATCTGGCGATGATGCTGGTGTTGCTTGGGCTGATCTTTCGCGCGGTGGCCATCGAATTCCGCAACAAGATTGAATCCGAAAAATGGGTGAAGGCATGGGATATTGCTTTCTCGTTCGGCTCGATTCTGCCCTCCATTCTCTACGGCGTTGCCATTGGCAACATTCTCCAGGGACTGGAACTCAACGCCATTGGTGACTATACCGGCGGATTTTTCGCCCTGCTGAACCCGTTCGCGCTGTTCTGCGGGATTGTCGGTCTGGCCATGTTTGCGCATCACGGTGCGCTTTATCTGGCCATGAAGCTCGAAGGCGAAACAGCAGAGCGGGCCGGGAAATGGGCGCAGAAAACCTGGTATATATTTCTGTTCACCTTTATGCCGACCCTGGCTTACGGCGTTAAATTCTGCATCAGCGGGGACTACAAGTTCGTCTGCATGCTTCTTATTGTTTTCGCGCTGATCAGCAATTTCCTGGCTTTTGCGTTCAACAAAAAAGGTAAAGCCGTAGCCGCTTTTCTGTCTTCCTCGGTTACGATCGGGCTGGTTATGCTGTCCGTTGCTGCGGCGCTTTTCCCGAATATCGTGCCGTGCACCAACGAGCCGGACTGGGGACTCACCGTTTTCAATGCGTCCTCCTCGATGCGCACCCTCGGCTGGATGCTGGGCATTGCCCTCATCGGTATGCCGCTCGTGCTGGGCTACACCTGGTTCATTCACCATGTCTTCCGGGATAAGGTAAAAGTCCATAAAGATTAA
- a CDS encoding 4Fe-4S binding protein: MAGDLYTKRRRLIQTLSVLVLLSIPFRFFCFDLDGECIRLFGAEFGLATMFYPLFGIVALLLLVVGMGMKKGRLFCSHLCPMHLFLEKVNRPKNGSASHRKGIVWLWSLLFSVMLTEVILSFFQPLENQIKLAASGNLPILGTGVALFGGFMFLFVGYQERFCKKGCPYALIQMLLQSDLTRTMKFANREKTCTNCRKCEDICPMNLRARFESKGPDCTNCNLCAEACTTELGKGNTLFHFHDPEPETAVQ; this comes from the coding sequence ATGGCTGGAGATCTTTATACGAAGCGGCGCAGACTCATTCAGACGCTCAGCGTTCTGGTGCTGCTGAGCATACCGTTTCGGTTTTTCTGTTTTGATCTCGATGGCGAATGTATTCGGCTCTTCGGAGCTGAGTTTGGGCTGGCCACGATGTTTTATCCGCTGTTCGGCATTGTTGCTTTGCTGTTGTTGGTGGTGGGCATGGGGATGAAAAAGGGCCGGCTTTTCTGCTCCCACCTTTGCCCGATGCACCTGTTTCTTGAAAAAGTAAACCGCCCGAAAAACGGGAGTGCATCCCATCGGAAAGGGATCGTTTGGCTTTGGTCGCTGCTTTTTTCGGTGATGCTGACTGAAGTGATTCTTTCATTTTTCCAGCCGCTGGAAAACCAGATTAAGCTGGCCGCTTCCGGAAATCTTCCAATCCTTGGAACCGGCGTTGCACTGTTCGGCGGTTTTATGTTCCTTTTTGTGGGGTATCAGGAACGGTTCTGTAAGAAAGGCTGTCCCTATGCGCTGATTCAGATGCTGCTGCAGTCGGATCTAACCCGGACGATGAAATTTGCGAATCGGGAAAAAACCTGTACGAACTGCCGGAAATGCGAAGACATCTGCCCGATGAATTTACGGGCCCGTTTTGAAAGCAAAGGGCCCGATTGTACCAACTGTAATCTCTGCGCGGAAGCGTGTACCACGGAGTTGGGGAAGGGCAATACGCTGTTCCATTTCCACGATCCGGAACCGGAAACTGCAGTACAGTAA
- a CDS encoding sulfite exporter TauE/SafE family protein: MEQLIAAIILGAGIGFTAIPHCYAMCGPLHVSVCALHRENSLKALSLFNLGRIAGYTLAGILFGAFGEFINIGPAHFCCQVGLNPVRGALLSLLFPGVIMFFIAFYAFRRKGLKAPKSNWLSRFFSGGLGKLTVGGACTSLIPCGMLYAAFAMAVGQGSWWKGGAFMLAFVVTQTFFMQLGVSLGRLVDKKWGARFEKAFPWICLMIGIVYCVLFVLRISPAENG, translated from the coding sequence ATGGAACAGCTTATTGCCGCAATCATTCTCGGAGCCGGAATCGGTTTCACCGCCATCCCTCACTGCTATGCGATGTGCGGACCGTTACATGTCTCGGTTTGTGCTCTGCACCGGGAAAACAGCTTGAAAGCGTTATCGCTGTTCAATCTGGGTCGGATTGCGGGGTATACGCTCGCGGGCATTTTGTTTGGAGCATTCGGAGAGTTCATTAACATCGGTCCCGCACATTTCTGCTGTCAGGTTGGACTCAATCCGGTCCGCGGGGCTCTGCTGTCGCTGCTGTTTCCCGGTGTGATCATGTTTTTCATCGCGTTTTATGCCTTCCGCCGTAAAGGCCTCAAAGCGCCGAAAAGCAACTGGTTGTCGCGTTTTTTCAGCGGAGGGCTGGGGAAACTGACCGTCGGCGGTGCATGTACTTCGCTGATTCCGTGCGGGATGCTCTATGCCGCGTTTGCCATGGCGGTCGGGCAGGGCAGCTGGTGGAAAGGCGGAGCATTCATGCTGGCTTTTGTGGTCACTCAGACCTTCTTTATGCAGCTGGGTGTTTCGCTCGGCCGGCTGGTCGATAAAAAATGGGGGGCTCGTTTTGAAAAAGCGTTTCCCTGGATCTGCCTGATGATCGGTATTGTGTATTGCGTGCTTTTTGTGCTTCGAATCTCTCCGGCGGAAAATGGCTGA
- a CDS encoding NAD(P)H-binding protein, translating into MKKHKILLTGATGYIGSKLLPELAAAGHEIKCIVRDPSRLNVSAPNITAFKGDLLERASLWRAFCGVDTAYFLVHFLHETRGFEEKEIQAAENFAHMARSAGVKRIIYLGALGNSEDNLSPHLRSRQDVGYILRHSGIPTLELRASIVLGNGSLSFELIRDLTEHLPLMIMPRWVSTKAQPIGIDDLLAYLFQSLEIPIWHSEIIEIGGEDCLSYRDLMKEYAKLRGLHRLMLPVPVLTPWLSSHWVAFFSSVNYTLARRLLAGVKNPTVIENNRPRHRFRVKPQRAAEAMRRALEESPSAQKETNVSVLETFDEPMPRNARAS; encoded by the coding sequence ATGAAAAAACACAAGATTCTGTTGACGGGAGCTACAGGCTACATCGGTTCAAAACTGCTCCCCGAACTCGCCGCGGCCGGTCATGAAATCAAGTGTATCGTTCGAGATCCTTCACGATTAAACGTTTCAGCCCCGAATATAACCGCCTTTAAAGGCGACCTGCTCGAACGCGCCTCCCTCTGGCGCGCATTCTGCGGTGTCGACACCGCCTATTTTCTGGTCCATTTCCTTCATGAAACCCGCGGTTTTGAGGAAAAAGAGATCCAAGCCGCCGAAAATTTCGCCCATATGGCGCGCAGCGCCGGCGTGAAACGGATCATCTATCTCGGCGCACTGGGCAACAGTGAGGATAATCTATCCCCCCACCTGCGCAGCCGGCAGGATGTCGGTTATATTCTGCGGCACTCCGGCATTCCCACCCTTGAACTGCGCGCTTCCATTGTCCTCGGCAACGGCAGCCTTTCGTTTGAACTGATCCGCGACCTCACCGAGCATCTTCCGCTGATGATTATGCCGCGCTGGGTAAGCACCAAAGCCCAGCCCATCGGCATCGACGATCTGCTCGCCTATCTTTTCCAATCCCTGGAAATTCCGATCTGGCACAGTGAAATCATTGAAATCGGCGGAGAAGACTGCCTCTCCTATCGGGACCTGATGAAAGAATATGCAAAACTGCGCGGTCTGCACCGGCTGATGCTGCCCGTTCCCGTCCTTACACCTTGGCTGAGCAGCCACTGGGTCGCATTTTTTTCATCCGTAAACTACACCCTTGCCCGCCGCCTGCTCGCCGGCGTGAAAAACCCAACGGTAATCGAAAACAACCGGCCGCGCCATCGTTTCCGGGTTAAGCCGCAGCGGGCCGCCGAAGCCATGCGCCGGGCCCTTGAAGAAAGTCCATCGGCACAAAAAGAGACGAACGTTTCTGTCCTTGAAACATTCGATGAGCCGATGCCTCGAAACGCCCGGGCATCCTGA
- a CDS encoding NAD(+)/NADH kinase, producing the protein MNTKRPRAEHVLSELRDLAAAFDFRLFTEKPEMAEALNAELLPASEFGRQVDVALALGGDGTVLYTALALHGSGVPIMGVNLGSLGFLTSVSDSEIRPALEAIKNGTCSVSVRDVAECRVFRNDELIGVQRSLNDVVLGWGASSRINTFNLVIDGENVSSFMCDGMIVSTPTGSTAHSLSAGGPILHPGVLGFGINVICPHTLGSRPLVVPNTSCIEIRVVKAVKELILSIDGQDEFLMEQGGRIEIRRSEHGVQFLQLENHSYFSVLAQKLHWRGSSL; encoded by the coding sequence GTGAATACGAAACGCCCGCGGGCGGAGCATGTGCTAAGTGAGCTGCGAGATCTTGCGGCAGCGTTTGATTTTCGGCTTTTTACAGAAAAGCCGGAAATGGCGGAGGCGTTGAACGCTGAACTGCTGCCGGCCTCTGAATTCGGAAGACAGGTCGATGTGGCTCTGGCGCTGGGCGGGGATGGAACGGTGCTTTACACCGCACTGGCTCTGCACGGTTCCGGGGTGCCGATTATGGGCGTGAATCTCGGCAGTCTTGGATTTCTCACCAGCGTGAGTGATTCGGAAATTCGTCCGGCTCTGGAGGCCATAAAAAACGGGACGTGCAGTGTTTCCGTTCGGGATGTGGCGGAGTGCCGGGTTTTCCGAAACGATGAATTGATCGGCGTGCAACGTTCGCTGAATGATGTTGTGCTGGGCTGGGGGGCGTCGTCGCGCATTAACACATTCAATCTGGTCATCGACGGTGAGAATGTCAGTTCGTTCATGTGCGACGGTATGATTGTTTCAACCCCTACGGGCAGTACCGCGCATTCGCTGTCGGCGGGCGGGCCGATCCTGCATCCCGGCGTGCTCGGATTCGGCATCAATGTAATTTGTCCGCATACGCTGGGTTCACGGCCGTTGGTGGTGCCGAATACAAGTTGTATTGAGATCCGGGTGGTGAAGGCGGTAAAAGAACTGATTCTGTCTATTGATGGACAGGATGAGTTTTTAATGGAGCAGGGCGGACGGATTGAAATCCGGCGCAGTGAGCACGGCGTACAGTTCCTGCAGTTGGAAAACCACAGCTATTTTTCAGTCCTTGCCCAGAAGCTGCATTGGCGCGGTTCAAGTCTTTGA
- a CDS encoding metal ABC transporter substrate-binding protein, with protein sequence MRSGYLFIAGLLLTGCVYKAGPDKAGLKPTVCTVNYPLAYFAERIAGDQVELVFPEMDGDPAFWEPKPAQVSAFQKADLILLNGADYAKWIPAASLPQDRTVNTAAGLEADFIALDGTGSHAHGAGGAHVHGDIAFTLWLNPELAMQQAEAVYEALSPIVELREEALGKLIADLEELDTELAQVFQSLEDRPLLGSHPVYQYLAARYNLTMESVHWEPDSEPDQAMWRELEDILETHQADVMFWEDEPLPQVKKALAGKGIKSVVFNPCGNRPDDGDFMTVMHANLAAVKTIK encoded by the coding sequence ATGAGATCGGGATATCTTTTCATTGCCGGGCTGTTGCTGACCGGGTGCGTATACAAAGCCGGTCCGGACAAGGCCGGGCTGAAACCGACGGTCTGTACCGTTAATTATCCGCTGGCCTATTTTGCGGAGCGTATTGCCGGAGATCAGGTTGAACTGGTCTTTCCCGAAATGGATGGCGATCCCGCATTCTGGGAACCGAAACCTGCACAGGTTTCCGCATTTCAGAAAGCGGATCTCATTCTGCTCAACGGGGCGGACTATGCAAAATGGATTCCTGCGGCTTCGCTTCCGCAGGACCGCACGGTCAATACTGCTGCGGGGTTGGAGGCTGATTTTATTGCGCTCGATGGTACCGGAAGTCATGCCCATGGTGCGGGCGGGGCCCATGTGCATGGAGATATTGCATTTACGCTTTGGCTGAATCCCGAATTGGCGATGCAGCAGGCCGAAGCGGTTTATGAGGCCCTCTCTCCGATTGTGGAACTGAGGGAAGAGGCGCTGGGAAAACTGATTGCCGATCTTGAAGAGCTCGATACAGAGCTGGCGCAGGTTTTCCAATCACTGGAAGACCGGCCGCTGTTGGGGTCGCATCCCGTTTATCAGTATCTGGCTGCGCGGTACAACCTGACCATGGAGAGCGTGCACTGGGAGCCGGACAGTGAACCGGATCAGGCGATGTGGCGCGAGCTGGAGGATATTCTCGAAACGCATCAGGCCGATGTCATGTTCTGGGAGGACGAGCCGTTGCCGCAGGTGAAAAAAGCGCTGGCCGGAAAAGGCATAAAAAGTGTGGTCTTCAATCCTTGTGGAAACCGGCCGGATGACGGCGATTTTATGACGGTAATGCACGCCAATCTCGCCGCGGTGAAAACGATAAAATAG
- a CDS encoding heavy metal translocating P-type ATPase, with translation MADHCIVCNRTVPGGEGDFCCPGCAAVHVIIGKMELEGAERDERIAQLLEGVFPDGREVESEEKEIENGQDLCFLVGGMVCPACSWLVHNSLGKLPGVGNVNLNFIAETCTLSYAPMQVGKDTIQENIEKIGYKFYEGEDAERDSFDYFRFGAGWFFALNNMMISFVVYSAESWDVPFAMQLVCSILLAGFGTLVPFYAAKTTMLMGWRQIVARQFRMESLVVLSTSAAWIYSVYSMVTGDFAHLYFDVVTLLLMLIETGNLISGSFYKKLSRRVSSLSWQLPKKARIPSVDVDEDYAAVEALEPGAEFLVKRGEFVPTDGILMGPAEFDFSLITGESHGVSLEQGHYVGAGAKLLSEHSRLSVPAGGQSNLIKKIVESTIEAFNTRKKQLSFGDKISQYFVPIVVVLALAVLAGNLFWGDRSEAIIRMLSVLIVACPCAFGIAEPLVLTAAIEKVRGLGIQIFNGAVLALKPAVAVFDKTGTLTRGAPEVHKIVWLTEKDPEKLDLLASLENGIEHPIARALAGVGAPKPVEERTIARTVVSGKVDGKHYVAGSADLFPDVGIPPDLRDSTLVMFGTAEQCDCIVGLKDTIRDESRSLIDDLKRNGVKPYIFSGDRKPVVEQVAAELGIEHYVGEMGSGDKQKEIAALQEGGNSVLMVGDGINDAQALAAADFGLAVFSGQIPAKMSADGVFMVPEIGKLSDLPFMQRKVRHKIRLNYGWAFAYNITGMFLAGVGWLSPKYCAVGMVFSNLVVIFNSVYGMNLPKAVHSKK, from the coding sequence ATGGCTGATCACTGCATAGTCTGTAACCGAACCGTCCCGGGCGGCGAGGGCGACTTCTGCTGCCCCGGCTGTGCTGCTGTGCACGTCATTATCGGTAAAATGGAGTTGGAAGGCGCCGAGCGGGATGAGCGGATTGCGCAGCTGCTGGAAGGGGTTTTTCCTGACGGGCGGGAAGTGGAATCGGAGGAGAAGGAGATCGAAAACGGTCAGGATCTCTGTTTTCTCGTGGGCGGCATGGTCTGTCCGGCCTGTTCCTGGCTGGTGCATAACAGCCTCGGAAAACTTCCAGGGGTTGGAAATGTGAACCTCAACTTTATTGCGGAAACGTGCACCCTTTCCTATGCCCCGATGCAGGTCGGTAAGGATACGATTCAGGAAAATATCGAAAAAATCGGCTATAAGTTTTACGAAGGCGAGGACGCTGAACGCGATTCATTTGATTATTTCCGTTTCGGCGCCGGCTGGTTTTTTGCGCTGAACAATATGATGATTTCGTTTGTCGTCTATTCAGCCGAAAGCTGGGATGTGCCGTTTGCCATGCAGCTGGTCTGTTCCATTCTGCTTGCGGGATTCGGCACTCTGGTTCCGTTTTATGCCGCAAAAACCACGATGCTTATGGGCTGGCGTCAGATTGTTGCGCGTCAGTTCCGTATGGAGAGCCTCGTGGTGCTCTCCACTTCTGCGGCCTGGATTTATTCCGTGTATTCCATGGTCACGGGCGATTTTGCACATCTCTATTTTGATGTGGTCACATTGCTGCTGATGCTGATCGAGACGGGAAATCTGATTTCCGGTTCGTTTTACAAAAAGTTGAGCCGCCGTGTCAGTTCACTTTCCTGGCAGCTGCCGAAAAAAGCGCGGATTCCCAGTGTTGACGTAGACGAAGATTATGCCGCGGTCGAGGCCCTGGAGCCCGGTGCTGAATTTCTGGTGAAACGCGGCGAGTTTGTTCCAACCGATGGAATTCTGATGGGACCGGCTGAGTTTGATTTCAGTCTGATCACCGGAGAGTCGCACGGGGTCTCGCTGGAGCAGGGCCACTATGTCGGTGCCGGGGCCAAATTACTATCAGAACATTCCCGGCTGTCGGTGCCGGCCGGCGGGCAGAGCAACCTCATTAAAAAGATTGTTGAAAGCACCATTGAGGCTTTCAATACCCGCAAGAAGCAGTTGTCGTTCGGCGATAAAATCAGCCAGTATTTTGTGCCGATTGTGGTGGTGCTGGCGTTGGCGGTGCTGGCGGGCAATTTGTTCTGGGGCGACCGTTCTGAAGCCATTATTCGTATGCTCAGTGTGCTCATTGTGGCGTGTCCGTGTGCTTTCGGGATTGCCGAGCCGCTGGTGCTGACGGCCGCCATTGAAAAAGTGCGCGGGCTGGGTATTCAGATTTTCAACGGAGCGGTGCTGGCGCTTAAACCGGCCGTGGCGGTTTTCGATAAAACAGGAACCCTGACCCGCGGGGCGCCTGAAGTGCATAAGATCGTCTGGCTCACGGAAAAGGATCCGGAAAAACTCGATCTGCTGGCTTCGCTTGAAAATGGAATTGAACATCCTATTGCCCGTGCACTCGCGGGGGTCGGAGCTCCGAAACCGGTGGAGGAACGGACCATTGCGCGTACCGTGGTTTCGGGGAAAGTGGATGGAAAGCATTATGTTGCCGGCAGTGCCGATCTTTTTCCGGATGTCGGCATTCCGCCGGATCTGCGGGATTCAACCCTTGTTATGTTCGGAACGGCGGAGCAGTGCGACTGCATTGTCGGACTTAAAGATACGATCCGGGATGAGTCCCGAAGCCTGATTGATGATCTCAAACGCAACGGCGTCAAACCGTACATTTTTTCCGGCGATCGAAAACCTGTTGTTGAGCAGGTGGCCGCCGAGCTGGGGATTGAACACTATGTCGGTGAAATGGGCAGCGGAGATAAACAGAAAGAAATTGCCGCCCTTCAGGAGGGCGGAAACAGCGTGCTGATGGTCGGTGACGGGATTAACGATGCTCAGGCGCTGGCGGCGGCCGACTTCGGCCTCGCTGTATTTTCCGGACAGATTCCTGCGAAGATGAGTGCCGACGGGGTGTTCATGGTTCCGGAGATTGGAAAACTGTCGGACCTGCCTTTTATGCAGCGCAAGGTGCGGCATAAGATTCGTTTAAATTACGGCTGGGCGTTTGCGTACAATATCACCGGGATGTTTCTTGCCGGTGTCGGCTGGCTGTCCCCGAAATACTGTGCCGTCGGGATGGTTTTTTCCAACCTGGTTGTCATCTTCAACTCGGTCTACGGCATGAATCTGCCGAAAGCGGTTCATTCAAAAAAATGA
- a CDS encoding VanZ family protein: MLAATLFVWPAIDPCRPAGQPLLDHPQLVAADFVHGDCSATNGIIRINQHAAGDHPEVIFDLGNVSRYEIIRLSGCLQADPVPDIHAGHTVSLRLDQRLADGQLLRGSWHRMSAVGTLERSFFIQDYMLENDAVATQVVLSRHGSVGSAAFDSIQAVPVVRSGFYPWVRWSFILTWCLLGIFYYRICRLHERPLRYLILLNALVILVGVMLPTRWFQYGPGFLRWFSQLEMQTSPAVSPAYELVAAGLGSGLLDHFEYIIGRSTGHFLFFGSLAFLTFLSGALECREYRFYPRAGLDILLFGAVTESLQYFAVERTVDIQDMLCNTYGMLVALLLFILLRKIWSSLKWEQAGSINLD, from the coding sequence ATGCTGGCAGCCACTTTGTTTGTCTGGCCGGCAATTGATCCCTGCCGCCCGGCCGGTCAACCGTTGCTCGATCATCCGCAACTGGTTGCTGCTGACTTTGTTCACGGCGATTGTTCTGCAACGAACGGCATTATCCGCATCAATCAGCATGCCGCAGGCGATCATCCGGAAGTGATCTTTGATCTGGGGAATGTATCCCGTTATGAAATCATCCGTCTCAGCGGTTGTCTGCAGGCGGATCCGGTTCCGGATATTCATGCCGGGCATACCGTTTCGCTTCGTCTTGATCAACGGCTGGCCGACGGGCAGTTATTGCGCGGAAGCTGGCACCGGATGTCGGCCGTTGGAACGCTGGAACGTTCTTTTTTCATTCAGGATTACATGCTGGAGAACGATGCCGTTGCTACGCAGGTGGTTCTTTCGCGCCACGGTTCAGTCGGTTCGGCGGCATTTGATTCGATTCAGGCGGTGCCTGTGGTGCGGAGCGGTTTTTACCCCTGGGTCCGCTGGAGTTTTATTCTGACCTGGTGTCTGCTCGGCATATTCTATTACCGGATCTGCCGTCTCCATGAGCGTCCGCTGCGTTACCTCATTCTGCTGAATGCGCTGGTGATACTTGTTGGCGTTATGCTGCCGACACGCTGGTTTCAGTACGGGCCGGGATTCCTGCGCTGGTTTTCCCAGCTCGAAATGCAGACATCGCCGGCTGTTTCTCCGGCATATGAATTGGTTGCAGCCGGGCTGGGCAGTGGTCTGCTGGACCATTTTGAATATATTATCGGACGCTCCACCGGACACTTTCTCTTTTTTGGATCGCTGGCTTTTTTAACCTTTCTTTCGGGGGCGCTGGAGTGTCGGGAATACCGTTTTTATCCGCGGGCCGGGCTCGACATTCTGCTCTTCGGTGCCGTAACGGAGTCGTTGCAGTATTTTGCTGTGGAACGCACGGTCGACATTCAGGATATGCTTTGCAATACATACGGCATGTTGGTTGCGTTGCTGTTGTTTATACTGCTCAGAAAAATATGGAGTTCGCTGAAGTGGGAACAGGCTGGTTCAATAAACTTAGATTAA
- a CDS encoding cytochrome ubiquinol oxidase subunit I — MDAVLLARIQFALTIMFHYIFPPLTIGLGWMIFMYNTRYQENGNPIFRQLAHFWTKVFAISFIIGVATGIVMEFQFGTNWAGYSRFVGDIFGAPLAAEGVFAFFLESSFLGILLYGRKRVSQKLYWFSSFMVALGATMSAFWIVVANSWQQTPAGFEVVTETVNGVVIQKAVLTNFWEAVFNPSTLPRYSHVITGALTVGVFFILGTSAWQVVKERNVEFFRTSMRTAVIPAFMVIMITMFVGHKHGHQVAETQPAKLAAFEGIWESGPNAPLMLFGLPDQDAEKNHFAIRIPGMVSLMVGGRFDTEIQGLKDFPKEDRPPVAISFWAFHLMFYMGMWMAFVAFIGVIFWLNKKLLDHQLYLKICAITVPIPFLANEVGWVAAEVGRQPWVVYNLLRTKEAVSKSVPAGQVLASIIMFSIIYALLFGLWIYLLKNQFAKGPESIEALEGEVE, encoded by the coding sequence ATGGATGCTGTGTTACTGGCGCGTATACAGTTCGCGTTAACGATCATGTTCCACTATATCTTCCCGCCGCTGACGATTGGTCTGGGCTGGATGATTTTTATGTATAACACGCGTTATCAGGAAAACGGGAATCCCATTTTCCGACAACTGGCGCATTTCTGGACGAAGGTATTCGCAATTTCGTTCATCATCGGGGTGGCAACCGGTATCGTGATGGAATTCCAGTTCGGGACGAACTGGGCCGGCTATTCGCGTTTTGTGGGGGATATCTTTGGTGCTCCGCTGGCGGCGGAGGGTGTTTTCGCCTTTTTCCTGGAATCGAGTTTCCTCGGTATTCTGCTCTACGGCCGCAAGCGCGTGTCGCAGAAGCTGTACTGGTTCTCCAGTTTCATGGTGGCGCTGGGAGCAACGATGTCGGCCTTCTGGATTGTGGTGGCCAACTCGTGGCAGCAGACTCCGGCGGGATTTGAAGTTGTCACCGAAACTGTGAACGGGGTGGTCATTCAGAAAGCCGTACTTACGAACTTCTGGGAGGCTGTGTTTAATCCGTCCACACTGCCGCGCTACTCCCACGTCATCACCGGTGCATTGACCGTTGGCGTATTTTTCATTCTCGGTACGTCCGCCTGGCAGGTCGTGAAAGAGCGCAATGTGGAGTTTTTCCGTACGTCTATGCGCACCGCCGTTATTCCGGCGTTTATGGTGATTATGATTACCATGTTTGTGGGACATAAACACGGCCACCAAGTCGCGGAAACCCAGCCGGCCAAGCTGGCGGCCTTCGAAGGAATCTGGGAAAGCGGCCCCAACGCGCCGCTCATGCTGTTCGGTCTGCCGGATCAGGATGCCGAGAAGAACCACTTTGCCATTCGGATTCCCGGGATGGTCAGTCTGATGGTCGGCGGTCGTTTTGATACGGAAATCCAGGGGCTGAAAGACTTTCCGAAAGAGGACCGCCCGCCGGTGGCCATTTCATTCTGGGCGTTTCACCTGATGTTCTACATGGGGATGTGGATGGCTTTTGTTGCATTCATCGGCGTCATTTTCTGGCTCAACAAGAAGCTGCTCGACCATCAGCTTTACCTGAAAATCTGTGCCATCACGGTGCCGATTCCATTCCTCGCCAACGAAGTGGGCTGGGTGGCTGCCGAAGTGGGGCGCCAGCCGTGGGTGGTTTATAATCTGTTGCGTACAAAAGAAGCTGTTTCCAAATCCGTTCCGGCGGGACAGGTGCTCGCTTCCATCATCATGTTTTCCATTATCTATGCGTTGCTTTTCGGCCTCTGGATTTATCTGCTGAAAAACCAGTTTGCCAAGGGGCCCGAATCCATTGAAGCCCTTGAAGGGGAGGTTGAATAA